A stretch of Monomorium pharaonis isolate MP-MQ-018 chromosome 7, ASM1337386v2, whole genome shotgun sequence DNA encodes these proteins:
- the LOC105829262 gene encoding elongator complex protein 4 — MANDAERNLSGNKLKTKLPTIPGTRPSLRNSQLLISTGIPSLDSTIGGGLPIGSIFLIEEDKYGFYGKIVIKYFMAEGIVVSQPVLIASQDVQPSQLVSGLPAVVDDSDSEKRTKTVDNANEPMKIAWRYQNMKLLDPTPTGDQVFGHYYNLTKPMQQDVLECADIKQWQYNEEGTLDENSIFKNAAYADLLYTIEKILRNQKYYLSQAPDQKKILRIAIHSLGSRLWLSDTKEDSNCDLLKFLYCFRALLRNSYAVGVITIPVTNFDNTDSIIERIEHLSDIAIGLESFAGSAKELNPLFKDYHGLLHIKKLCALNGLSHGSTQHKDLAFKLRRKKFLIEILHLPPEFEDTSQREQDELVTSGIGCTSAGSRKSTLDF; from the exons ATGCAGAAAGGAATTTGAGTGGAAACAAACTTAAAACTAAACTGCCAACGATACCAGGCACGAGACCTTCCTTACGAAATTCACAGTTGCTTATTTCAACGGGGATACCTTCCTTAGACAGTACGATAGGTGGAGGTTTACCTATTggctcaatatttttaattg AGGAGGACAAGTATGGTTTCTAcggtaaaattgtaataaaatattttatggcGGAGGGAATAGTGGTGTCTCAGCCTGTACTGATTGCATCTCAAGATGTCCAGCCTTCCCAACTTGTATCAGGATTGCCTGCAGTTGTAGATGACTCAGACTCAGAGAAACGTACAAAGACTGTAGATAATGCAAACGAGCCAATGAAAATAGCTTGGCGATATCAGAATATGAAGTTATTAGATCCAACTCCTACAGGGGATCAGGTATTCGGTCATTATTACAATCTTACAAAACCGATGCAACAGGATGTCTTAGAATGTGCTGACATAAAACAATGGCAATATAATGAAGAAGGAACACTGGAtgaaaatagtatatttaagaATGCTGCATATGCTGACTTGTTATATACCATAGAAAAAATCTTACgcaatcaaaaatattatctctcTCAAGCACCggatcagaaaaaaattttaagaatcgCGATTCATTCTTTGGGATCAAGATTATGGCTGAGCGACACAAAAGAAGATTCAAATTGTgatctgttaaaatttttatattgcttcAGAGCGCTTTTAAGGAATTCTTATGCGGTCGGCGTAATAACAATACCAGTTACTAATTTCGACAACACT GATAGCATTATTGAAAGAATTGAACATTTGTCAGATATAGCGATTGGATTAGAATCGTTTGCAGGGTCCGCAAAAGAGCTCAATCCATTGTTTAAAGATTATCACGGTCTTTTGCACATTAAGAAATTGTGTGCATTAAATGGTTTGTCACACGGCAGCACGCAACACAAAGATCTAGCGTTTAAATTACGccgtaaaaaatttctcatagaa ATTTTACATTTGCCGCCCGAGTTTGAGGATACATCACAACGAGAACAAGATGAGTTAGTAACATCCGGTATAGGATGCACGAGTGCTGGATCTCGCAAAAGTAcacttgatttttaa